The proteins below are encoded in one region of Brassica napus cultivar Da-Ae chromosome A6, Da-Ae, whole genome shotgun sequence:
- the LOC106350111 gene encoding remorin 1.4 has translation MTQEEQKKNVTEPKTAVSNPSPPSSEEKTDDSKALVLIVAKEPVEEKKEGSVNRDDVLAKLETEKRMSLIKAWEEAEKSKVENKAQKKLSSVGAWENSKKASAEAELKKIEEQLIKKKAEYAEQMKNKIVQIHKEAEEKRAMTEAKRGEEILKAEEMAAKYRATGTAPTKLFGCF, from the exons ATGACTCAAGAGGAGCAGAAGAAAAACGTAACAGAGCCAAAAACCGCCGTGTCAAACCCTTCACCACCGTCCTCGGAGGAGAAGACCGATGATTCCAAAGCTCTTGTTCTCATCGTTGCaa AAGAACCTgtggaagagaagaaagaaggttCAGTTAACCGAG ATGATGTTTTGGCTAAACTCGAGACAGAAAAGAGGATGTCTCTCATCAAAGCTTGGGAAGAGGCTGAGAAATCCAAAGTGGAGAAcaa AGCTCAGAAGAAGCTTTCTTCAGTTGGAGCTTGGGAAAACAGCAAGAAAGCATCTGCGGAAGCTGAGCTAAAAAAAATAGag GAACAACTCATTAAGAAGAAGGCCGAGTACGCAGAGCAAATGAAGAACAAAATAGTTCAAATTCACAAAGAAGCTGAAGAGAAGAGAGCCATGACCGAAGCTAAGCGTGGGGAAGAGATTCTCAAGGCCGAGGAAATGGCTGCAAAGTACCGAGCCACAGGAACTGCCCCAACAAAATTATTTGGCTGCTTTTGA